From the genome of Biomphalaria glabrata chromosome 1, xgBioGlab47.1, whole genome shotgun sequence, one region includes:
- the LOC129921683 gene encoding uncharacterized protein LOC129921683 has product MIQLLVPIVLLMALTNSQETLRGESAITLHKDAPNDVHLINCQIPANTSIASDDEIVWVVPSDVLLAKGDDAKSLRQADGATWVQQTSNYSLIFHNVDEVVAGAYVCRGKRRDDILFEWTVWVHVMAKPDFDSSHRLNVALISAGVALCGILICCGSVYWYRKNKCRYGKESKPKPKTMFIIPQINIVDMSEHVTMLEEVDNHVTSSDQSNAASKLM; this is encoded by the coding sequence ATGATACAGCTGTTAGTGCCAATAGTTCTTCTGATGGCCTTGACTAACAGCCAAGAAACACTACGGGGCGAGTCCGCCATTACTCTGCACAAAGACGCGCCAAATGACGTCCATTTGATAAACTGCCAAATTCCCGCCAATACGAGCATCGCATCAGATGATGAAATAGTCTGGGTCGTGCCGTCCGACGTGCTGCTGGCGAAAGGGGACGATGCAAAATCTCTGCGCCAGGCCGACGGTGCCACGTGGGTGCAGCAGACTTCAAACTATTCCCTAATTTTTCACAATGTTGATGAAGTTGTAGCTGGTGCTTACGTCTGCCGCGGCAAACGCAGAGATGACATTCTGTTCGAGTGGACTGTGTGGGTGCACGTGATGGCGAAGCCAGACTTTGACTCCTCTCACAGGCTTAACGTGGCTCTTATAAGTGCTGGGGTGGCGCTGTGTGGAATCCTTATCTGCTGCGGTTCGGTGTATTGGTACAGAAAAAACAAATGCCGCTACGGCAAAGAAAGTAAACCAAAACCTAAAACCATGTTTATCATACCACAGATCAACATCGTTGACATGTCTGAGCACGTGACTATGTTAGAGGAAGTTGACAATCACGTGACATCTAGCGACCAATCAAATGCAGCTTCCAAGCTAATGTGA